From the Kribbella sp. CA-293567 genome, the window ACGTCCTCCGTGCCGCAGCTAACGCATTAAGCGCCCCGCCTGGGGAGTACGGCCGCAAGGCTAAAACTCAAAGGAATTGACGGGGGCCCGCACAAGCGGCGGAGCATGCGGATTAATTCGATGCAACGCGAAGAACCTTACCTGGGTTTGACATATAGGGAAATCCTCCAGAGATGGGGGGTCCGTAAGGGTCCTATACAGGTGGTGCATGGCTGTCGTCAGCTCGTGTCGTGAGATGTTGGGTTAAGTCCCGCAACGAGCGCAACCCTCGTCCTATGTTGCCAGCACGTTATGGTGGGGACTCATAGGAGACTGCCGGGGTCAACTCGGAGGAAGGTGGGGATGACGTCAAGTCATCATGCCCCTTATGTCCAGGGCTTCACGCATGCTACAATGGCCGGTACAAAGGGCTGCGAAACTGCAAAGTGGAGCGAATCCCAAAAAGCCGGTCTCAGTTCGGATTGGGGTCTGCAACTCGACCCCATGAAGTCGGAGTCGCTAGTAATCGCAGATCAGCAACGCTGCGGTGAATACGTTCCCGGGCCTTGTACACACCGCCCGTCACGTCATGAAAGTCGGCAACACCCGAAGCCGGTGGCCTAACCCTTGTGGAGGGAGCCGTCGAAGGTGGGGCTGGCGATTAGGACGAAGTCGTAACAAGGTAGCCGTACCGGAAGGTGCGGCTGGATCACCTCCTTTCTAAGGAGCATTGACAGCCATGGCTCGTAAGAGTGTGGTTGTCTACTCGTCGTTTCCTGGACATCCGTTCCAGGGCGATGATGCTTCGGAATGTGGAACATTGACCATTAGGCCAGGAACTCGTCTGAGTGTCTTAGTACTGCGATCTTCTCTTCGGGGAAGTGAGCGTGGAACAGAGGCAAGGATTGGGTGAGTGGCCGAGGCGCGCTGTTGGGTCCTGAAGAATCGGGCCATGGGAACCTTCGGGTTTTCTTGGACTGGTTTTTCTGGGTCACTACTACTACCTGTATCTTTGCGGATCTGGGTGTAGCTGTGTGGCTGGGGCCGGCTCTCACCAAACTCCTGGTGGTGATGCTTGTAGGGGTGGGTTTTCCCTTTGCGAGGATTGTCCGAGGGTAGTGGTGATGTAGGGCTGGTTTTCCTGCCCGTATTTTGAGAACTGTATAGTGGACGCGAGCATCTTCAGTAGTTGTTTTTGTTGTTTTTTTGACAAGCTACTAAGGGCAATCGGTGGATGTCTAGGCACCAAGAGCCGATGAAGGACGTAGGAGCCTGCGATAAGCCCCGGGGAGTTGGCAACCAAGCTGTGATCCGGGGGTGTCCGAATGGGGAAACCCAGCTGGCACTCTAAAGCCAGTTACCAGTGCCTGAACACATAGGGTTCTGGAGGGAACGCGGGGAAGTGAAACATCTCAGTACCCGCAGGAAGAGAAAACAATAGTGATTCCGTGAGTAGTGGCGAGCGAAAGCGGATGAGGCTAAACCATGTGCGTGTGATAGCCGGCGTGCGTTGCGTACATGGGGTTGTGGGAGCATTCAGGCCTTAATGCCGTGGGGTCAGGGAGTTATAAATCACTGTTGAAGTCGAATTTTCTGGAAAGTTGAGCCGTAGTGGGTAACAGCCCCGTAGGCGTAAGACAGTGACTTCCGAGTGTTTTCCCAAGTAGCACGGGACTCTTGAAATCCCGTGTGAATCTGGCGGGACCACCCGCTAAGCCTAAATACTTCTTGGTGACCGATAGCGGACTAGTACCGTGAGGGAAAGATGAAAAGTACCCCGGGAGGGGAGTGAAATAGTACCTGAAACCGATTGCCTACAATCCGTCGGAGCATTCACCTTGTGTGGGTGTGACGGCGTGCCTTTTGAAGAATGAGCCTGCGAGTTAGTGGTATGTGGCGAGGTTAACCCGTGAGGGGTATCCGTAGCGAAAGCGAGTCTGAATAGGGCGCTTTAGTCGCATGCTCTAGACCCGAAGCGGAGTGATCTATCCATGGGCAGGTTGAAGCGCGGGTAAGACCGCGTGGAGGACCGAACCCACCAGGGTTGAAAACCTGGGGGATGACCTGTGGATAGGGGTGAAAGGCCAATCAAACTCCGTGATAGCTGGTTCTCCCCGAAATGCATATAGGTGCAGCGTCGCGTGTTTCTTACCGGAGGTAGAGCACTGGATGGTCTAGGGGGCTTACCGGCTTACCGAAATCAGCCAAACTCCGAATGCCGGTAAGTGAGAGCGCGGCAGTGAGACGGCGGGGGATAAGCTCCGTCGTCGAGAGGGAAACAGCCCAGATCACCAGCTAAGGTCCCTAAGCGATTGCTAAGTGGAAAAGGATGTGGAGTTGCCCAGACAACCAGGAGGTTGGCTTAGAAGCAGCCACCCTTGAAAGAGTGCGTAATAGCTCACTGGTCAAGTGATTCCGCGCCGACAATGTAGCGGGGCTCAAGCAATCCACCGAAGCTGTGGCATTCACATTTGTACTCGGCACCGACTTGATTGGTGTCCAGGTGTGTGGATGGGTAGGGGAGCGTCGTGCAGCGTGTGAAGCAGCAGAGTGATCTAGTTGTGGATGCTGCACGAGTGAGAATGCAGGCATGAGTAGCGAATGACGGGTGAGAAACCCGTCCGCCGAATGATCAAGGGTTCCAGGGTCAAGCTAATCTGCCCTGGGTAAGTCGGGACCTAAGGCGAGGCCGACAGGCGTAGTCGATGGACAACGGGTTGATATTCCCGTACCGGCATTAACACGACCCGACCGAACCTGGTGATGCTAAGACCACAAAGCCATGAGACCTTCGGGTTGATTGGTGGAGTCGTTGACCCGAACTGGTATTAGGTGCACTAAGGAGTGACGCAGGAGGGCAGTCCAACCGCGGCGATGGTAGGCGCAAGCTGATCCGCGGGCAAGGTGGTAGGGCGAGGCATAGGCAAATCCGTGTCTCATATAGCCTGAGAACCGAGGCGGACCCGTTGAGGGGAAGTGGATGATCCCATGCTGCCGAGAAAAACTTCGTAGTGAGTGTTAGAGCCGCCCGTACCCCAAACCGACACAGGTGATCAGGTAGAGAATACCAAGGCGATCGAGTGAACCATGGTTAAGGAACTCGGCAAAATGCCCCCGTAACTTCGGGAGAAGGGGGGCCGGATGCGTGACGAGACTTGCTCTCGGAAGCGTTGATGGCCGCAGAGACCAGGCCCAAGCGACTGTTTACTAAAAACACAGGTCCGTGCGAAGAAGTAATTCGATGTATACGGACTGACGCCTGCCCGGTGCTGGAACGTTAAGGGGACAGGTTAGCTGGTTTAGGCCGGCGAAGCTTTGAACTTAAGCGCCAGTAAACGGCGGTGGTAACTATAACCATCCTAAGGTAGCGAAATTCCTTGTCGGGTAAGTTCCGACCTGCACGAATGGCGTAACGACTTGGGCGCTGTCTCAACCATGGACTCGGCGAAATTGCATTACGAGTAAAGATGCTCGTTACGCGCAGCAGGACGGAAAGACCCCGGGACCTTTACTACAACTTGGTATTGGTGGTCGGTACAACTTGTGTAGGATAGGTGGGAGACTGTGAAACTCGGACGCCAGTTCGGGTGGAGTCATCGTTGAAATACCACTCTGGTTGTTCTGGCTGTCTAACTTCGGTCCATTATCTGGATCAGGGACAGTGCCTGGTGGGTAGTTTGACTGGGGCGGTCGCCTCCTAAAAGGTAACGGAGGCGCTCAAAGGTTCCCTCAGCCTGGTTGGCAATCAGGTGTCGAGTGTAAGTGCACAAGGGAGCTTGACTGTGAGACAGACATGTCGAGCAGGGACGAAAGTCGGAACTAGTGATCCGGCGGTGGCATGTGGGAGCACCGTCGCTCAACGGATAAAAGGTACCCCGGGGATAACAGGCTGATCTTCCCCAAGAGTCCATATCGACGGGATGGTTTGGCACCTCGATGTCGGCTCGTCGCATCCTGGGGCTGGAGTAGGTCCCAAGGGTTGGGCTGTTCGCCCATTAAAGCGGCACGCGAGCTGGGTTTAGAACGTCGTGAGACAGTTCGGTCCCTATCCGCTGCGCGCGCAGGAGACTTGAGAAGAGCTGCCCCTAGTACGAGAGGACCGGGGTGGACGAACCTCTGGTGTGCCAGTTGTTCCGCCAGGAGCACGGCTGGTTGGCTACGTTCGGAAGTGATAACCGCTGAAAGCATCTAAGCGGGAAGCACGCTTCAAGATGAGGTCTCCCACCGAGTTAATCGGGTAAGGCCCCCAGTAGACCACTGGGTTGATAGGCCAGAGGTGGAAGCACCGTAAGGTGTGGAGCTGACTGGTACTAATAGGCCGAGGGCTTGTCTCAAACACCCAACCAATGGTTGGCAACAGACTGCTGCGAACATGTTTGCGTCCACTATACGGTTCCCGGAATACGGTCAACCCCAGCCATGATCCTCGATCCGAGGGTTATGTGACTAGGTGTGGTTGGTTGATATTTCTATAGAGTTACGGTGACCATAGCGTCAGGGAAACACCCAGTCTCCATTCCGAACCTGGAAGTTAAGCCTGACAGCGCCGATGGTACTGCGACCGGTAGGTCGTGGGAGAGTAGGACGTCGCCGGACATTCACACTGTTAAGGGCCACCCCGCAAGGGGTGGCCCTTAATGCGTTCATGGTCCACCGTTGGTGTACTCAAGGCCAACACATCTCTTGTTGGTGGCTTGGGCCGCGGTGCGAGGCGAGTTTCGCGGCGCGCTGCTGGGCATACTTCTTGGCATGCGGCTGGATCGGATCGAGATCGTCGAGTACGACGCTCGCTGGCCGGGGTTGTTCGAAGAGCAACGCCGGCGGGTGGAGTCGGTCATGTCGGAGTATCTGGCTGGGCCTGTCGAGCACATAGGAAGCACGGCTGTTCCGGGCCTGCCGGCCAAGCCGATTATCGATATGGCGGTAGTGGTTCGCGACCATGCGGAATGTGTGGGCGCGTTCGACGCTTTGGCGTCCATCGGTTGGTTGCGGGCGCCCGAGCCGGGAGATCCAGAGGCTCTTAAGTGGTCGCTGTGCTTTCCGTCCGTCGAGCGACGGACACATCATCTGCACGTCTACGAGCAGGGCTCCGACAGATTGCAGACGCTTCTGGCGTTTCGTGATCACCTGAGAGTGGACGCCGCCGATCGGGCGGAGTACGGGCGGATCAAGCGGGAGTTGGCCGCTGTTGACGACCAAGATCGGCCGCGCTACCGAACTGGTAAGGCGCCCTTCATCGTCGACGTGCTCGCACGACTGAGTTCGTAGTCGAGCGAGCGCAAGTCAGAGGTCTTCGGGGGAGATGCCTACGAGGGCCGCGGCGGCGCAGATGTGGATGGGAGTCAGGTCTGCGGGGGCTACGGGGGCCTGGAGGAGGGTGCCTCGTTCGAAGGGGGTGAGGCCGATGTCTATGCCGTGGGCACCGGCGACCATGCCTCGGACGTAGGTGAGCCAGCCCATCATCGGGATGCCGCGGCGGAAGACGCCGGCGGCTGCGGCCAGTTCGGTGTCGGCGATGCTGGCCCATTCGGGTTCCCAGATCGTGACGACTGCCCGGAGGACCTGGGCGAAGCGCTCTGACTGGGTCAGCGCATCTTCATCGCTCCAGTGCAGGGTGAGCTGGTCGGAGACCGTGGTGAGAGTACCGCCCATGGAGAGGTCGAAGAGCCAGGGGAGGTCGCCGGCGCTTTGGAGGTGCAGCCGGGTGGTGCTTGAGCCGTTCGACAGGACTTTGGTGGTCGCCTCGACCATTTCCTGGAGCGGCGTGGAGGCATCTGCCTCGAGGACATGGAAGCCCCAGCGCTCGTCCTGGGTCCACAGGTGGACTTCCGGGAACGCTACGGCGACCGCGGTCAGCGTGCGGCCTACGCGGAGTGCGCGGTGTTCGACCGACTCGTCGCGGTGAGCCCACTGGGCGCGCAGTAGCCAGGATGCCATCTCACGCCCTCCGATCAGCTGCCGGCTGGAGCTGTGTCACGGACGGTACGCCGAACGGTGAGGGGTTGGCCAGAGCTCCGCCTACTCCGTGTGAACGACTCAAGAGGGCTGGGACGGACATCTGCAGACACCTCACCCTCCCAGTGTGAACGAACCCCAGGTCGATCCGGACCACCGGGGTCGGTTTTCCGCAACCTCCCGCCACAAAGTGACCGGTCGGGAGCGAGGCGCGCCGGGCGTCGGAGAGCGATCGCAGCGGACTCGATCCGCCCCCAGCAGCCCAGCGTCCGGCACCTAGCGGCGAGCACCCGGCACCCAGCCGCCCAACGGCGAGCACCCAGCACCTATCAGCCCAGTACCCAGCGCCGGCACCCAGCGGCGAGCACCCAGCGCCCGGCACCCAGCGGCGAGCGGCGAGCGTCCAGCGCCCGGCGGCGAGCGCCCGGCACCCGGCACCCAGCGGCGAGCGGCGAGCGCCCGGCGGCGAGTGCCCAGCGCCCAGCATCCGGCAGCCCGCGGCCCGCACCCAGCAGCGATGAGCAGACTGCACCGAGCAGGCCGCAGCAAGTGGCAAGTGGCAAGTGGCACGCGGCACGCGGCACGCAGACCTTAGGGTCAGCCGCCGATGGCGGCGCAGGCCTCGTCGTTCGCGTATTTGATGAGCAGGTGAGCGCGCAGTCAGTCCGCAGTTCAATCCTCGGCTGATGCTGATGCTGATGCTGATGCTGATGCTGATGCTGATGCTGATGCCGAGTACGGGTGCCGATGCTGATGCTGATGCCGAGTACGGGTGCCGATGCCGAGTACGGTGCCGCTGCCGCTGCCGCTGCCGCTGCCGCTGCCGCTGCCGATGCCGATGCCGATGCCGATGCCGATGCCGAGTACGGTGCCGCTGCGCGTGTCGCGTGCCAAGTACAGGTGCCGCTGCCGCGTGCCAAGTACGGGTGCCGCGTGTTGTGTGCGGGTGCGCGTGCCGTCTGCGGGTGCGCGGGCTGTGTGCGGATGCAGGTCCGCGTGCCGTGTGCAGGTGCGATTGCGCGTGCCGGGTGCGGGTGGGGGTGCGTGTGCCGGGTGCGGGTGCGCGTGCCGGTGCCGGTGCCGGTGCTCGTCATCCTGTGTCAGAGCTGGCTGGTCTTTCGACGAGTTCCTGCGGCTTCACGGACGGGCATCAGGCCCGTCTTCGGCGGGCGCTGCGGAGTTGGAGTCCGTGCTTTCAGGCTCGGCTGACTTGACCGCTTTAGCCGCCTTTCGTCGGGTGGCCGACTTGCTGGCCTTCCCTGCAGAGCCGGAGGTGTCTTCAGCAGTGGATCCTCGGTGTGTGTTCGCGTCGACGTCGGAGGCTGAAGCGGTTGAGGTAGTGACTGCTACCCCTGCGGCCGACTCAGCCAGGCCGGCTGAGTCGAGCGTCGCAGCCGAGTCGAGCGCGGGAACCGAGTCGAGCGTCGGATCGGCGTCAAGCCTGGCGTTGACGTCGGCATCGGCGTCGAGCATGGGGTTGGCCAGGTCCAGTGTCGGGCGGGGGCCGCGATACGAGTCGAGCCAACTGCGCAGGAGTTCAACCCGTGCGGAGTACTCGTCGTTGCCTTTGACGACGGGGGCCTGGTTGTACGCCATGGTGTCGGAAGACCGGCGGAGCTTGACGTAGAGGCGGGAAGACGACAGCGCGTAGCGTTCCATGTCGTCCTGGAGGGCGCCGATGACCGTGATGTTGCGGTCGCGGCCGATCTGTTCGAAGAGCGCTACTGCTTCGCGGCGGTGCTGGGAGCCGAGGTTGCGGCCCAGTTCGTCCAGGATCAGCAACAGTGGGCGGTCGCTACCGCCCGCGAGGGCGGCGGCGCAGACGAGCTTGACCGCTTTCTCATCCATCTGGGCGGTGTTGCCCTTGACGTTGAACGCGGAGAACGGGCCACCCTCCGAGCGCCGCCACTTCGGCGTGACGGTCCAGCGCCACGGCTTGTCCGGCTCGGCCGGCGGGTCGGGCTCCGGGTACTCGAGCTTGGCTCCGTAGCCGCCGTACTGCTGGTCCAGGCGATCGAACTCCGCAGAGACGAGACGTAGCCGAGCCTTGATGCCGTCGGCGAGGGAGGAACGGTGAGCACGGGCGGTGCTCTCCGACTCGTCGAGCCCCTCGCGAGCGCGCTCCAGGGCGGCGTTGCGTTCGGCCCGCTGGCTGGCGATCTGCTGTTGTTGCAGGCTGTCGAAGGTCTCGTGCTGCGCCAAGTGGCTGGCAAGTGTCCGCTGCAACGCGGGGACCAGCGCGACTCGGGCACCGAGAGTGCCGTTCGACCAGCCGTCAGGGCCGTTGAGGATCTCCCAGAGCTCTGACGGGATCTCCTCCCGCGAGCGAGCGTTCGGGAAACAGCGCCGGATGACGTCGTCGAGTTGGGTGCAGGCCTGGTGGTTCCAATCAGCCGTCGTACGGCGCTGGGCAGCTTCGTCCGGCAACGCGACGAGGAACTCGGAGGCCTCGGCCGCGCTGCCACCCCAAGCGGCCGTCCGGCTGGCCAGGTCGAGTCCGGCTTGCTCTTCCAGCAGCATGAGGCGACGACCGGCCAGCTCATCGAGAACTCGGCCGTGGTCGCGACGGGTGGCTTCGAGATTCTTCAGCCGCTCATCGCGGACGAGTTGCTGCCCAGCTGCTGCTTCCGCTGATTCCTTGGCTGCCTGAAGAGCGGGAGCGAGGCTGTCGCGATCCGCCTCGTGCTGGTCGTTCGCTTCGCGGAGAGCAAGGATCTCCTCCTGTACGCCGGTCGCGGTACCCAACGCGCGAGCTGCCGCCGTACGACGCTCAGCCTGGTCGACCCGAGCACGAGCCTGCTCAAGGGCGGCCGAGGCAGCGGCGCGAGCCTCGACGGCTGCCTCGAGTCGGCGGCGGGCAGCCTCGATTCGGGCGGTACGACCGGTGATCGCTTCCTCGAACTGCCCGACCGCGACCACACCGGCGGGATCATCGATGACCTCTTTGGCGGCACGAGCTGCCAGCGCGGCGAAGAACCCGTCCAGCTGGAAGCGCTTGTCCGCCGATACGGGGCCGCCCTCGAAAGGCACTGCCTCGGGCCGGTTGGCCAGCACGAGTAGGAATCCCGAGTAGCCGGCGTCGCTGAGAGCAGACGTCGCGAGCGCAACGTCAGCCGCGTCGACGACAACAGCCTCCCTGTACGGCGCAAGCCGTGGCTCCCACTCGGCACGATCGGCACTCGCCAGCTCGGTGATGTCGGTGAGCGCGCCACACTCGATCCCCGCGTTGGCGAGCACCTGTTGCTGCGGAGCCGAGACGGTCTGGCCGCTCTCAGCTTCCTTCAGCTCGGCAGTCGCCTGGCCCACCGAGGAACGGGCCGCGTGATCCCGGCCGATGTGCTCCTCCAGTACGGCGCGGGCCTCTTCTTGTTCCTCCGCGGCCGCGGAGAGATCCCGGCCGTCGGCCGAACGTCCGGCGTCGAGCAACCGGCGGTGCTCCTGGCCGAGCCGCTCGAGCTGCTCGCGGACCGACCGTTGCGCCAGATCGAGCTCGCGGTCGCGGGCGTCGAGCTTGTCGCGCTCCTGGCGGGTCAGCTGGACGTCGCGAAGCAGGTTCTCCTCGCTGCCGAACGCCTCGATCTCGGTGTCGACCGTCTCGCGCTTGGCCTCCTGCTCGGCCACCCGCTCGTCGAGAACCCCCAGCTCCTCGAGGATCTCGCTGTTCCGCGCGTCCCCGTCGAGCAGGTGCCGCGCGCTGCGGGCTCGCCAGGACTCGCGAGCGGCCGTCAGCGCGTCGCGGGCCGCGGCGCGTTGCAGGATGCCCGCCTCGACGGTGGCCATCTCCTGCTCCCACCGCTGCAGGTCGGCCGCTGCTTGCTTGGTCGCCTCGCGTTGGGTGTGCTCGGTGGAGCGGTGTGCCTGTTCCTGCTCCAGCTCGTGATCGAGGCCGGTCAGGGTAGCGATCGCGTTGAAGATACGGGCCGGACCGAGCTCGTTGAGCGGCTCGGCGAGCAGGTTGGCCGTGGGGGACGACCGGACCGACGTGGACAGGAAGGAGACGCAGCGGACCTGGCCGCCGTACAGGACCGAGGAGAGCTTGTTGGCGTGGAAGTCGGTGCGGCCGTTGGAGTGGGGGAGCGCGGCCCACAGAGCGTCAGCGCCCGCGGCGCGCTCGGCCTCGGTGCTGCCGTACGGGACGTGCAGGCCGCTCTTCCAGCGGAGATCCAGGTACGACGCTTTGCGGTTGATCCTGATCCAGACGGTGATCGCGGCGGCCTCGATCTCGGCCAGCTCGGTCAGGTCCGGGTCGGAGAAGACGCCGACGATGTAGCCACGGTCGACATTCGACCAGGTGCCTTCCTGGCCGGCCGCTTCAGCGGTGAAGAGCAACTCGGCGGCGCCGGGGGCACCGCTGGTCAGCCGCCACTGGTCGTCGGCGTGCAGAAGCGACAACGCGGCGATCCAGGACGACTTGCCGGCGCCGTTGGAGTCGACCGGGCCCTGACCGGCGACAGTGACCAGGCCCTGGCCGACCATCGGGATCGGGTGCGTCGACAGCCGGGACAGGTCGACGACCTGAACGCCGAGCAGCACCTTCGAGCCGAGGATGTCGAACGGCCCGTCCTCGGTCGTGGTGGGGGTGCTCATGCCGCTCCTTCTGCTGGGGTGGAACCTTTGCGAGCGCGGATGGCCTCCGCGATCGGACTCGACGGCGCGGCCGCGAGGATGAGTTGGTCCTGCAGGCGGCGGCGCGCGGCCGGGGTCAGGCGCTGGAGCTGCGGACCAGGGATGTAACTCGGCCCGCCGGAGTGGTCCCCGGAGAGCTGGATCAGGC encodes:
- a CDS encoding GrpB family protein, with the protein product MRLDRIEIVEYDARWPGLFEEQRRRVESVMSEYLAGPVEHIGSTAVPGLPAKPIIDMAVVVRDHAECVGAFDALASIGWLRAPEPGDPEALKWSLCFPSVERRTHHLHVYEQGSDRLQTLLAFRDHLRVDAADRAEYGRIKRELAAVDDQDRPRYRTGKAPFIVDVLARLSS
- a CDS encoding chromosome segregation ATPase is translated as MSTPTTTEDGPFDILGSKVLLGVQVVDLSRLSTHPIPMVGQGLVTVAGQGPVDSNGAGKSSWIAALSLLHADDQWRLTSGAPGAAELLFTAEAAGQEGTWSNVDRGYIVGVFSDPDLTELAEIEAAAITVWIRINRKASYLDLRWKSGLHVPYGSTEAERAAGADALWAALPHSNGRTDFHANKLSSVLYGGQVRCVSFLSTSVRSSPTANLLAEPLNELGPARIFNAIATLTGLDHELEQEQAHRSTEHTQREATKQAAADLQRWEQEMATVEAGILQRAAARDALTAARESWRARSARHLLDGDARNSEILEELGVLDERVAEQEAKRETVDTEIEAFGSEENLLRDVQLTRQERDKLDARDRELDLAQRSVREQLERLGQEHRRLLDAGRSADGRDLSAAAEEQEEARAVLEEHIGRDHAARSSVGQATAELKEAESGQTVSAPQQQVLANAGIECGALTDITELASADRAEWEPRLAPYREAVVVDAADVALATSALSDAGYSGFLLVLANRPEAVPFEGGPVSADKRFQLDGFFAALAARAAKEVIDDPAGVVAVGQFEEAITGRTARIEAARRRLEAAVEARAAASAALEQARARVDQAERRTAAARALGTATGVQEEILALREANDQHEADRDSLAPALQAAKESAEAAAGQQLVRDERLKNLEATRRDHGRVLDELAGRRLMLLEEQAGLDLASRTAAWGGSAAEASEFLVALPDEAAQRRTTADWNHQACTQLDDVIRRCFPNARSREEIPSELWEILNGPDGWSNGTLGARVALVPALQRTLASHLAQHETFDSLQQQQIASQRAERNAALERAREGLDESESTARAHRSSLADGIKARLRLVSAEFDRLDQQYGGYGAKLEYPEPDPPAEPDKPWRWTVTPKWRRSEGGPFSAFNVKGNTAQMDEKAVKLVCAAALAGGSDRPLLLILDELGRNLGSQHRREAVALFEQIGRDRNITVIGALQDDMERYALSSSRLYVKLRRSSDTMAYNQAPVVKGNDEYSARVELLRSWLDSYRGPRPTLDLANPMLDADADVNARLDADPTLDSVPALDSAATLDSAGLAESAAGVAVTTSTASASDVDANTHRGSTAEDTSGSAGKASKSATRRKAAKAVKSAEPESTDSNSAAPAEDGPDARP